One window of the Deltaproteobacteria bacterium genome contains the following:
- a CDS encoding ABC transporter substrate-binding protein, translated as MGFRPQHSSTPSLQGGVRMTKGILLALFVMLTLPGWGRSQEVFIGNPGKSLNFFHFDLAIERGFFRELGLDVKLLNTKCDVAVTALLTGDLQASGCVGTASRVIASQNVPVRTVIWLFKKPTFYVVAKPEIRSAADLRGKIVGISSFGSDTDLAMKVYAQSGKLDPEKDIKRIVAGSTATRLQGLKAGSMDATTLSPPFNIYAEQMGLRVLAYTGDFLEFPQSGFTVSDATLKNKRDLIKRLLRGTLRGLQFTLKNRADTVRFIAKDYKLQEAVADKVYTSLLPAMSENGLATDKGLRNMIDTLGTAVGKNVDFPPERLVDYTLLREVQKEMGIQ; from the coding sequence ATGGGTTTCCGGCCCCAACACTCCAGTACTCCATCACTCCAGGGTGGGGTGCGCATGACTAAAGGAATCCTGCTTGCATTGTTTGTAATGCTTACTCTTCCGGGGTGGGGCCGGAGCCAGGAAGTCTTCATCGGCAATCCGGGCAAGAGCCTAAATTTTTTTCACTTCGATCTGGCCATTGAGCGGGGCTTTTTTCGCGAGCTCGGGCTCGACGTCAAATTGCTCAATACCAAGTGCGATGTCGCGGTGACGGCGTTGCTCACCGGCGATCTGCAAGCGAGCGGCTGCGTCGGCACGGCGTCGCGGGTGATCGCCAGCCAGAACGTGCCGGTGCGCACGGTGATCTGGTTGTTCAAGAAACCGACGTTTTACGTCGTCGCCAAGCCGGAGATTCGCAGCGCGGCGGATCTGCGCGGCAAGATCGTCGGCATCAGCTCTTTCGGCAGCGACACCGACTTGGCGATGAAAGTTTACGCCCAGAGCGGCAAGCTCGATCCGGAAAAAGATATCAAGCGCATCGTCGCCGGCTCGACGGCGACGCGCTTGCAAGGTTTGAAGGCCGGCTCCATGGACGCGACCACGCTGTCGCCGCCGTTCAACATTTACGCCGAGCAGATGGGCTTGCGGGTGCTGGCTTACACCGGCGACTTTCTGGAATTTCCCCAGAGCGGTTTTACGGTTTCCGATGCGACGTTGAAGAACAAGCGCGACCTGATTAAACGGCTACTGCGCGGTACCCTGCGCGGATTGCAGTTCACTTTGAAAAACCGCGCTGATACGGTTCGCTTCATCGCTAAGGATTACAAGCTCCAAGAAGCGGTGGCGGACAAAGTTTATACTTCGCTGTTGCCGGCGATGAGCGAGAACGGTTTGGCCACTGACAAAGGCTTGCGCAATATGATCGACACCCTCGGCACGGCGGTGGGCAAGAACGTCGACTTTCCGCCGGAGCGGTTGGTGGATTACACCTTGTTGAGAGAAGTGCAAAAAGAGATGGGGATTCAGTAA
- a CDS encoding ABC transporter substrate-binding protein produces the protein MLRRPIFIVLLLLICVCESSAQTTPVRIAFNGFGGVAPLALGQDVGIFKKHNLSLEMIFIPGGSLSLQALIGKSLDLLMTGGPPVANAVLQGAKIKIIGGVINLLPYTFVAVGGIRGAEQLKGKKIGISRFGSNTDYVVRLALNQFGLPVNDVQILQIGGSQARLVAMKSGAIAATVLSPEEAVVAQTMGYGVLLDFIEKGIEFPHVNFVARDDYLDSQSQTVRTFLRAYIESLRYYKSHRTEAVKKIVALSKLPDNRMGEVVYDGSLRATPDDGKPTLKGMEIVLEGVAKENPKAKALTVQQLIDLRYFQ, from the coding sequence ATGCTTCGTCGGCCGATTTTCATCGTGTTGTTGCTGCTGATTTGCGTTTGCGAATCTTCGGCGCAGACGACGCCCGTGCGTATCGCCTTCAACGGTTTCGGCGGCGTCGCGCCGCTTGCTTTGGGCCAAGACGTGGGGATTTTTAAGAAGCACAATTTATCGTTGGAAATGATTTTCATTCCCGGCGGCTCGTTGTCATTGCAAGCGTTGATCGGCAAGAGCCTCGATCTTTTGATGACCGGCGGGCCGCCGGTGGCTAATGCGGTTCTTCAGGGAGCGAAAATCAAAATCATCGGCGGCGTGATCAATCTGTTACCTTACACCTTCGTCGCCGTCGGCGGCATTCGCGGCGCCGAGCAGCTCAAGGGTAAAAAGATCGGCATCAGCCGCTTCGGCAGCAACACCGACTATGTCGTGCGCTTGGCGCTGAATCAATTCGGCTTGCCGGTGAACGATGTGCAGATCCTGCAAATCGGCGGTTCCCAGGCGCGGCTGGTGGCGATGAAGAGCGGTGCCATCGCCGCGACTGTGCTTAGTCCTGAAGAAGCGGTGGTGGCGCAGACCATGGGCTACGGCGTGCTGCTCGATTTTATCGAAAAGGGCATCGAGTTTCCCCATGTGAATTTTGTCGCGCGGGACGATTATCTCGATAGCCAATCGCAAACCGTGCGGACGTTTCTGCGCGCCTACATCGAGTCGCTGCGTTATTACAAAAGTCATCGCACTGAAGCGGTTAAAAAGATCGTCGCTTTGAGCAAACTTCCCGACAACCGCATGGGCGAAGTGGTTTATGACGGCTCGCTGCGCGCCACGCCCGACGATGGTAAGCCGACGCTCAAAGGCATGGAGATCGTCTTGGAAGGCGTCGCCAAAGAAAATCCTAAAGCCAAGGCACTCACAGTTCAACAATTGATCGATTTGCGCTATTTTCAATAA
- a CDS encoding amidohydrolase — translation MQGIIDADTHISEGAAMWALMDRAMQPRRPVMLSVPEDTWYGNRNAFWLIDGEIYPKPAGKGSFALVTPSEQQVQVGRKDSAPATREMTDIKGRLADMDKLNTALQIVYPTLFLVYNTKDKELEVALCRAYNRFLAQACAQSNGRMTWVAVLPFQTMNVALDEIRFAKQNGAVGIFFRGIEGEYTLENPYLFPVYEEAQKHNLSICVHTGCGVRQVLEMFDLSRNHTFGHTRVMPLLAFRDLVANKIPEQFPGLRFGFIEAAAGWAPFLMHIIRRLLKDKFKYASSAELFREYRLFIACEADEDIPYIAKCMGDDHLLIGSDYPHSDPSREDQFVNAINMRSDIPAPLKQKILYDNPRAFYAL, via the coding sequence ATGCAGGGAATTATTGACGCGGACACGCATATCTCAGAGGGCGCGGCGATGTGGGCATTAATGGATCGTGCGATGCAGCCGCGCCGGCCGGTGATGTTATCGGTGCCGGAAGATACTTGGTACGGCAATCGCAATGCTTTCTGGCTCATCGACGGCGAGATCTATCCCAAGCCGGCGGGCAAGGGCAGCTTCGCGCTGGTGACGCCGTCGGAACAGCAGGTCCAAGTCGGCCGCAAGGACTCGGCGCCGGCGACCCGCGAGATGACCGATATCAAAGGCCGGCTGGCGGATATGGATAAGCTCAACACGGCGTTGCAGATCGTCTATCCGACGCTGTTTTTGGTTTATAATACCAAGGACAAAGAACTGGAAGTGGCGCTGTGCCGCGCTTACAACCGTTTCCTCGCCCAGGCCTGTGCCCAGTCGAACGGGCGTATGACGTGGGTGGCGGTGTTGCCGTTTCAGACTATGAACGTGGCGCTGGACGAAATCCGTTTCGCCAAGCAGAACGGCGCGGTGGGGATTTTCTTTCGCGGCATCGAGGGCGAGTACACTCTCGAAAATCCTTATCTCTTTCCAGTTTACGAAGAGGCGCAGAAACACAATCTATCGATCTGCGTGCACACCGGCTGCGGCGTCAGGCAAGTCTTGGAGATGTTCGATCTGTCGCGCAACCACACCTTCGGCCACACCCGGGTGATGCCGCTGTTGGCCTTTCGCGATTTGGTCGCTAATAAAATTCCCGAACAGTTTCCCGGTCTGCGTTTCGGTTTCATCGAAGCGGCGGCGGGCTGGGCGCCGTTTTTGATGCACATCATTCGCCGATTGCTAAAAGACAAGTTTAAATACGCATCGAGCGCCGAATTGTTTCGCGAGTACCGGCTGTTCATCGCCTGCGAAGCCGACGAAGATATTCCCTACATCGCCAAATGCATGGGCGACGATCATTTACTCATCGGTTCGGACTATCCGCACAGCGATCCGTCGCGGGAAGATCAGTTCGTCAACGCCATCAACATGCGCAGCGACATCCCGGCGCCGCTCAAGCAGAAAATTCTTTACGACAACCCACGCGCGTTTTATGCGCTTTGA
- a CDS encoding transporter, with the protein MGQNLIGGLLLMALCGLGGLSLAAERPIDVIEDNSFLIEEAYNQELGVIQHIFGFTYNHDSRRPGWTFSFTQEWPIFSQDHQFSYTIPSYHLHDGGERVSGVGDILLNYRYQLLMEDDAKPAIAPRLSLILPTGDRKTGTGNNVVGYQVNLPFSKKWTDRIATHANFGLTALPHVHGPTGKHSLVSYNVGASGIYALFSRFHLMLEWIGNFEQTLNDAGRTERAFKPILSPGLRTAIVNEEKLQIVVGAASPIGLNRKADNHGAFLYLSVEHDLF; encoded by the coding sequence ATGGGGCAAAACTTAATCGGTGGCTTGTTGCTGATGGCTCTGTGTGGATTGGGCGGTTTGTCGTTGGCTGCGGAGAGACCGATCGACGTGATCGAAGATAATAGTTTTCTAATCGAAGAGGCTTACAACCAAGAGCTGGGAGTGATTCAGCATATCTTCGGTTTCACGTATAATCACGACTCGCGCCGGCCCGGATGGACGTTTAGCTTCACGCAGGAGTGGCCGATTTTTTCCCAGGATCATCAGTTCTCCTACACGATTCCGTCGTATCATTTACATGACGGCGGCGAGCGGGTTTCGGGAGTGGGAGATATCTTGCTCAATTATCGTTACCAGTTGCTCATGGAGGACGACGCCAAGCCGGCAATTGCGCCGCGTTTGAGTTTGATTCTACCGACCGGCGATCGCAAAACCGGCACCGGCAACAACGTCGTCGGTTACCAGGTTAATCTGCCGTTCAGCAAAAAATGGACCGATAGAATCGCGACCCACGCCAACTTCGGCTTGACCGCGCTGCCGCATGTGCATGGGCCGACCGGGAAACATTCATTAGTCTCTTACAATGTCGGCGCCAGCGGCATTTACGCGCTGTTCTCGCGCTTTCACTTGATGCTCGAATGGATAGGCAACTTCGAGCAGACGCTCAACGACGCCGGCCGCACAGAGCGCGCTTTCAAACCGATCCTTTCGCCGGGATTGCGCACGGCGATCGTCAATGAGGAGAAATTGCAAATCGTCGTCGGCGCGGCCTCGCCCATCGGGCTCAACCGCAAGGCCGACAATCATGGCGCGTTTCTTTATTTATCGGTTGAGCATGATCTGTTTTAG
- a CDS encoding ABC transporter substrate-binding protein, whose amino-acid sequence MQTQGAIVFILTGILGIATMALSAEAPPKVRIAYASRSSSALPQYMALQKGFFKAEGLDVEIIQMNPRLGATAVVNGDVSFATPFTSTFRGVLQGFPMKLVFVHIKKGPYYVMVRPEIKDVQQLRGKKIGVATIKGTDQLVAEEMLQAKGFNTNLLQAVAIGDGPVRMQALVSGVVEAICVAPPHDLMLRKMGYNALLGPPEIGLPSAGMLTSDRLIKENPQIVRRTLKALLRAHYHIVENRQDAIQTLIKWLPQPIDIAEHSYDAELKTLNRDGTMTDAEIESIIERIGEKKRPLDEVRDFSFARAALKEIGR is encoded by the coding sequence ATGCAAACTCAGGGCGCGATCGTTTTCATTCTGACCGGCATCCTTGGCATCGCGACAATGGCGTTGAGCGCGGAAGCGCCGCCGAAAGTGCGTATCGCCTACGCCAGCCGAAGCAGCTCGGCATTGCCGCAATATATGGCGCTGCAAAAAGGTTTCTTCAAAGCCGAAGGTTTGGACGTCGAGATCATTCAGATGAATCCGCGGCTCGGCGCCACCGCCGTGGTCAACGGCGACGTGTCTTTCGCCACACCATTCACCAGCACGTTTCGCGGCGTCTTGCAGGGTTTTCCAATGAAACTGGTCTTCGTGCATATCAAGAAAGGGCCCTACTACGTGATGGTGCGGCCGGAGATCAAGGACGTGCAGCAGCTTCGAGGCAAAAAAATCGGCGTGGCGACGATCAAAGGCACGGATCAATTGGTCGCCGAAGAGATGCTCCAAGCCAAAGGCTTCAACACCAATCTGTTACAAGCCGTCGCTATCGGCGATGGGCCGGTGCGCATGCAGGCGCTAGTCAGCGGCGTGGTGGAGGCGATCTGCGTCGCGCCACCGCACGATCTAATGCTGCGCAAAATGGGTTACAACGCGCTGCTCGGACCGCCGGAAATCGGCCTTCCTTCCGCCGGCATGCTCACCTCGGATCGTTTGATCAAGGAGAATCCCCAGATTGTCCGGCGCACGCTCAAGGCGCTATTGCGGGCGCACTATCACATTGTCGAAAACCGCCAGGACGCGATTCAAACTCTGATCAAGTGGCTGCCCCAACCGATTGACATCGCCGAACACTCCTATGACGCCGAGTTAAAGACGCTGAATCGCGACGGCACCATGACCGACGCGGAGATCGAGTCGATTATCGAGCGCATCGGCGAAAAGAAACGGCCGTTGGACGAAGTGAGAGATTTTTCCTTCGCGCGGGCGGCGCTGAAAGAGATCGGACGGTGA
- a CDS encoding type II toxin-antitoxin system VapC family toxin: MSYLLDTCVVSELVKKSPRRQVVNWIDAQEESTLYLSALTIGELEKGIVKLPASARKTRLTTWVRRDLTARFTGRVLSIDARVASHWGTITGASERRGLPLPVVDSLIAATALVNELQMVSRNTEDFARCGVVCLNLWEE; encoded by the coding sequence GTAAAGAAAAGTCCTCGCCGTCAGGTGGTAAACTGGATAGACGCTCAGGAGGAATCGACGCTTTACCTGAGTGCGTTAACGATTGGCGAACTCGAAAAAGGGATCGTAAAGCTGCCTGCTTCGGCTCGCAAGACTAGACTGACGACTTGGGTTCGGCGTGATCTGACCGCAAGATTTACTGGCCGCGTGCTATCGATAGACGCGCGCGTTGCATCGCATTGGGGGACGATCACCGGTGCGTCGGAGCGGCGAGGGTTGCCGTTGCCAGTCGTCGATAGTCTTATCGCCGCGACCGCTTTGGTCAATGAGCTTCAGATGGTGTCCCGTAATACGGAAGATTTTGCACGCTGCGGAGTTGTCTGCCTCAATCTGTGGGAAGAATAG
- a CDS encoding acyl-CoA dehydrogenase, producing MDFGFTPAQQALIERVSALAKERMAPRAAQYDADFAMPADDLLDIHREGWLLANLDKKRGGLGFGLYGDDPLSFFLIDEHLAYGNPSTAHCFQVHNNGLMMIDAMASDEQIQKWIEPTINRGALLPGAGAEPLGVPPTAAKKVAGGYLLSGTKHYATNASMAEWLWIGRIASDFHPKPIMCMLHKDTPGLTIDTEAWRPTGMRACVSPWLYLKDCFVPEENLLGRPGQFLDENWMGKINFAFTANYLGSARAMYDWALAYIRERGGGKDSYRQLRFGELKAMLDAARLTLYTAVRMFKKNSNEAMIAAHQAKWLAKEMLEKMIWSTAEICGSTALFVKHPLERFYRDMHLHMMHGRHDIAAQIVGASELGEPFDTNRNH from the coding sequence TTGGACTTCGGCTTCACCCCAGCACAGCAAGCGCTCATCGAGCGCGTCAGCGCCTTGGCCAAGGAGCGCATGGCGCCACGGGCGGCACAGTACGACGCCGACTTCGCCATGCCGGCGGATGATCTCCTCGACATCCACCGCGAAGGCTGGCTGCTCGCCAACCTCGATAAAAAACGCGGTGGCTTGGGCTTCGGACTTTACGGCGACGATCCGCTGAGCTTCTTTCTCATCGACGAGCATCTTGCTTACGGCAATCCATCCACGGCGCACTGCTTTCAAGTGCACAACAACGGCCTGATGATGATCGACGCCATGGCCAGCGACGAGCAAATTCAAAAGTGGATCGAACCGACGATAAACCGCGGCGCCTTACTCCCCGGCGCCGGCGCCGAACCCTTGGGCGTGCCTCCAACAGCGGCGAAAAAAGTCGCCGGCGGTTATCTGCTCAGCGGCACCAAACATTACGCCACCAATGCAAGCATGGCGGAATGGCTCTGGATCGGCCGCATCGCGTCCGACTTCCATCCCAAGCCGATCATGTGCATGCTCCACAAAGACACGCCTGGTTTAACCATCGACACAGAAGCCTGGCGTCCCACCGGCATGCGCGCCTGCGTCAGCCCATGGCTGTACTTGAAAGATTGTTTCGTGCCGGAAGAAAACCTGCTCGGCCGTCCGGGGCAATTTCTCGACGAGAACTGGATGGGGAAAATAAACTTCGCCTTCACTGCGAATTATTTGGGCTCGGCGCGCGCCATGTACGACTGGGCGCTGGCCTACATTCGCGAACGCGGCGGTGGTAAAGACTCTTATCGACAATTGCGCTTCGGCGAGTTGAAAGCCATGCTCGACGCCGCCCGGCTGACCCTCTACACCGCCGTGCGCATGTTCAAAAAAAATTCCAACGAAGCGATGATCGCCGCCCACCAAGCGAAATGGCTGGCCAAAGAAATGTTAGAAAAGATGATCTGGAGCACGGCTGAAATCTGCGGCTCGACAGCGCTGTTCGTCAAACATCCGCTGGAGCGTTTCTACCGCGACATGCATTTGCACATGATGCACGGCCGCCACGACATCGCCGCCCAGATCGTCGGCGCGTCGGAACTCGGCGAGCCGTTCGATACCAATCGGAATCACTAG
- a CDS encoding clan AA aspartic protease — MITGIVTAAREAVIVLNVRGPSGQEVEIHAVIDTGFDGSLTLPAQVITSLRLPWRRRGRSLLADGNETLFDIYEATVIWHGSPRRVAVDLVDLVPLVGMSLLYASELTIRVVERGSVLITPLT; from the coding sequence ATGATCACGGGGATCGTCACTGCTGCCCGAGAAGCCGTCATCGTTCTAAATGTGCGCGGGCCAAGCGGTCAAGAAGTAGAAATTCACGCAGTGATCGATACGGGGTTCGATGGTTCACTGACTCTTCCCGCCCAGGTTATTACGTCGTTAAGACTGCCATGGCGACGCCGGGGCAGGTCGCTGTTGGCTGACGGCAATGAGACCTTGTTCGATATCTATGAAGCTACGGTGATTTGGCACGGCAGCCCGCGGCGGGTCGCGGTCGATCTGGTCGATCTCGTGCCCTTGGTTGGCATGTCTCTTCTCTACGCCTCTGAGCTGACAATCAGAGTTGTTGAAAGGGGTAGCGTTCTCATCACGCCTTTGACCTAA